tatgggtcGGAACTGAGCCATATCATTAGGCTTGGTCGTTTTCGGGATGAGACATATATTCGTATCATTTAATCCATTCACCACTGTTCCCTCGACAAGGAATTTATTGACCATAAGAGTCAAATCCTCCTTTACAATATCCCAAAATTTCTGATAGAATAGCGCAGTCATCCCATCTGGGCCTGGGGCCTTTTCTGGGTGCATAGCAAAAAGTGCTAATTTGACCTCCCATTCCGTTACCGGAGCTGTAAGGCTTTCATTCATTGCCCCAGTGATTGTCGTAGGAACTTGAGTTAGTGCCTCTCCAATGTCCTCAGGATTAGACGATTCAAAGATCtgtctaaaatagctagtagcaatggctactaatccttcttcatcctcaactatATTCCCATTTCCATCTTGGAGCTGCGTAATTTTATTCCTTGCTCTCCTCTGCTTCGTTAAGGCATgaaattttttgtatttctatCCCCCTCTCTCAGCCAGAACACCCGACTCTTCTGCTTCCAGAACATCTCCTCGGCCTTAAGAGCCTCAGAGAGTTCCTTCAAAGCCGCTGCAATTTCCTCAGTTGTGGCATTGTTATCCGCATACATGGCCTCCACTTTTTCTTTAAGCTCCTCCACTAATTTCGCAGAATTAATATTATGTTGTCTCCTCCATTCTCCCAGAGCCTTTCGACAGCTTGAAATATGTTCCATAATAGACGCATCTGGAGGGAGATCAGGCGATTTCCATCCCTCCAGGATGACTTGCCTGAGCTCCTCGTTATCTAGCCATCTCTTATCAAACTTGAACTTTTTTTATCTCATCATTGGCTTTACCAGTATATCTGCAAGAATCGGACGATGGTCCGATCCCCACAGCCTCATATACTTTATACTCGAATGGGGAAACTTCTCATGCCAATCCGCATTTCCTACCGCCCTGTCCAAGCGACATCTAACTGTAGACCCTCCTGCTCGCTTGCCTACCCATGAGAGCATGTCACCCGTGAAAGGGAACTCTAACATTCCACAATCATTAAGCATCTGTTTAAAAGCCAGGAAAGAACTAGCAGGTCGCTGCCTTCCCCCTACTTTTTCCTCATGACACGTAATTTCATTAAAGTCACCTATCATAAACCAAGGTCCAGTTCTTGTCGTTGAaaaacgcgtaagacgttcccaaaccTGATCTCGTCTGTCTAATACAGGATCCccataaacaaacgtcataTAGACTTTAATTCCATCTatgactgcctcaatgtcaatcatacggttattcgaaaataaaacattaatttgaaaatcatccataaaaaataaagctaaacctccgctgagaccaagtggctcaacagtaaacaaatgatcaaaacctaAGTCGGCCTGAATGTTCTGCAACAGCGGCCTCCTGTTCTTTGTTTCAGAAAGGAACACAAGTCCTgggcgatgcttctgacacatctccgtgaggcgtcgaactgtgaggtcgttcccaatccctcgacagttccaactgacTGTCTTCATTGATCATGTCTCGATGAGTATTTGGAACTCATCAAACCATCAAGTTTTAATGCTTTGTCTTTCGCCTTGTTTGAGCCATGATGCCGTCTTAATTTTCCACCGCCCCCTGCAACATGTGAACCTGTAGCCGTCGAATGCTTACTTGGAGATCCCCTACGAAGGACCTCAAACTTCCTATTTTTGATACCCAAAGGGGTATTGCTCCTTACGCCTGGCTTCTTACTTCTTGTAGCCCTCAAGGAGCTACGTCCCGAGTCTTCGATAGGCCTCGGCTGGGATTTACTCTCCTCCAAAACCATAAGATCAAGCTCTAGCAGGTCATCACCATCGTCACCATCAGCTCCATCAGCCGCTAGTGCTCCCTCCGACTGATCCATTAGCTCCATATCGCTCAGCGCCCCAATGATAAGATCATCAGGGTGACTTGTCTCCGCGCTTCCCGAAGGGGAGAACACGATCGTTCGTGCTTCACCCTTACCACGCAACGTAACATTATTCTCCATGGGTTGCTCTGCGCGCACTGGAGTCACAATGGTGCTTGCTAGCTTCCTGTAGGTTAATCTCTCACCGCTCCTCGTTTCAGCTAAGCCCGCATTGGTAGGCGATGTTGTCGTTGGAGATCGTTCATAAGGAACAATCTCACGGGATGTTGAGCCCGCATTGGTTGCAGAATCACCTTCAATCTGATTCCTTCCCAGCCTGTCATGCAACTTCGGTGTCGTCTCTATATCTTCTCACTTGGGCGCGCATAAGGACCTGCACCCCGTGCCCCACCATATCTACTTCTCCTTGAGTGATCATCTCTGCTACGGATAATCCTATCAGAATGACGTCCACGGCTGCTATCATCCTCCCAATATCGAGCTGCCTGTCCCAAAGTACTCATGTCATCAGACCTTAAGGGTTTGGACGTATAGTACTGCGAGGATTGAATACCTCTACTCTGCAACGAAGATTGCTGAGTAGCTCTAGTATTTGCCAGAGCGTCCCTCCCCCAGTTTTGACGAGACACATCTTGATTCTGCTGCAGTCGCGAGAACACAGGTCTTTCCACATGTTGTAGCCTTGATCGAACGTCAACATTGGGACAATATCCCTTCTCATGAGATAACAGGCCACATGTGGTGCAGTGTTTGAATAACTTATCATACTTTATTTCAATCGTGACCTCGTCACCCTCGTATTCCACTTTTCTAGAGAATTTCAGCGGACGGCGTGAATCAACATCGATAAGCATGCGGCCTTCAGTTAGCTCCAGAGTATCGACATGGCCAATTCTCCCTCCTATGTTTCTTAGATTCGCATCAGTCCAAAGGTGAAGGGGGAAGCCAATGAGCTGTACCCAAAAAGGAATAATCCATGGATAATCATCGTGTACAATGGGTTCCCAACGCACCAGAACGAACATACAGAAGTTATAGTGGAATGGGCCTCGTCTCAGCACCGAGTTCAGGTCCTCCTCAGTCATgaagtttaataaaaacttCCCATTCCCTAGATCACTTGCGGTAATTCTCTCAGACAAACCCCATTGAGAAGGCATTGTTTGCAACAGCTTCTCAACATTCTGCTTCTTTGGATTAAGAATCTTGCCAATGAGAGCCAAACCAAACTCCTTGATTACAAAAGAATCATCGCGATCCACCAGCTTAATGGGTGCATCATCATCCTCATAGAGGATCCCTTTACCCTTGATATCCGCCTGATGAGCGGATCTCAGACGATTCAACGACCCCATACAAAGATATGAGATCACACAGAAGCGTAAACAAAAGTAGAAACGGAGATTTGAACCGTTTCAGATCAGACCAGTATCTCACTACAAACCAGACTCAGATCAGCGTGTATCACCAACGGATGTATACGAGGGCTTGATCGAGACAGACAAACAAGCGAGATTGCCTTGTACGAGACGGACAAAACGATCGAGAACCCTTGATCAGGGTCGTCAACCGGTCGAGACCTTCTGATGCGTATACGTCAACGAGCGTATAATCAGAGGGATCGCTATTCCAAAGATCAAGACAAAGGCTAATGCTTGGGAGGTACTCCACCGGAATTACGTCACCAGCACTACGAAATGGAGGCGCCTACAAGGAGTGTACGGTAGTCTCCCTTGTGGCCAGGAGAAAGCAGGCGGAGACAGAGCGAAAAGGCCACGGCAGCGAGATCAGGCAGATCTAGGAATCGCCATTACGATCGTCGAAAACCCTAGAGCCGCCTTTTGACTCCTACTATATAAGAGGAGCTCGTGTGTACTCTTTTCTTTTGTCCAAGAAAAGACTGAGCTTGGCCCCAGAGACGTAGTCATTCTAGGTGAACTCTTGGTAAACAATTTCTTGTGTCATTCTTCTATCTTTTTCGCGTTCTTCTTCTGTTCTCCAGTATTCTACAAACTTATACTTTCTAACTTACGTTGGCGAGTTTGTCAGAGAGTGTGTCGGAGTTTGTATGTTTGATTCTGGTTTAGCGTCAAACAGTTATTGCCATTGTGGTTTCAACAAGTGGTATCAAAGCCAGGTTGGTGGTTGTTAATGGCGAATGCAAGAATTGAAGTGGAGTGGTTTGATGGGAAGGGAGACTTCTCATTGTGGAAGAAGAGGATGCTACTGCATCTGTCTGTCCTTGGTTTAAAGGATGTATTAGAAGAATCTACGTCACCTTCTGTATCAGCGATTTGGAAGGATGAAGACGAAGATGTTTACAAGGAGCGGTTGGTGAAAGAGGAAGCTGAAAGGTTGAAAGATCAGAGAAGAAGGCGATGAATCTGATCATTCTCAGTGTTCAAGATCACGTGTTAAGGAAGATCGAGTTGTGTACGTAGGCTGCTTCTACATAGTCTACATTGGAGAGGTTATATCTTTCGAAGACTGTACCGAATTGAATTCACTTGCAACACAAATTCTATACCTTCAAAATGGTCGATACTCGGAGTATGGATGAGAATATTGATGAATTCTTGAATATTGTCTCTTACATGTCAAGCGTGAATGTAATTGTGTCAGAGGAGGTACAAGCGATTCTGCTCCCAAATTCGCTTTCTTCATGGTTCAACTCTCTCAAGGAAACGCTTAAGTACGATAAGGATACATTATCGTTGGAAGAGGTGACAAGTGCAGCAAGGTCTAAAGATCAGGATCTCAAGACCTCTCCGGCTTCACATGATAATGGTGAAGGATATTATGTTAGGGGAAGGACTGAGAAGAAAGTTCTTGTGACGAATGATAAGGGCAAGTCTAGATCGAGCCTAAGGTCTAGGATAACTTGCTGGATCTGCAAGAAGCAGGGAGACACCAAGAGGGAATGTTATGCATACAAGAAGAAGTATGGCAGAGGAGAAGATGAAGCTGAGGCAACTGTTGTGATAAATCCTTATTCAGAGGATGATGCACTGTCGGTTTCAGATAAGTGGCATCATGATAAGTGGGTGATTGATTCTGAATGTTCCTACTACGTGACGTGTAGGAGGATTGGTTTCACATGTTCCAAAAGCTGACTTCGAGACAAGTTCTTCTTGGTAATGATTGCATGGTTGGAGTGCAATGGACAGTTACAATCAACATCAAAGCTTATGGTGGTTCTATGAAGACACTCACGAATGTCAGATATTTTCCAGAATTAAGAAGGAACTTGATATTTTTGGCTTTGAGCACAGTGGTGGACATGGAAAGACTAGGTTTTACAAGAATGGTAAACTAGCTCTTCAGGGAACCTTGTCTGGGTCAGGTGAAGTAAACAGCAGTGTCATGAAGAAACCATTTAAAGATGAGACAGTCTTGTGGCATAGACGTCTTGGGCACATGAGtattgttggggaaaaatattccatgaagagattactccagCTTCCAGGTTCCTGCCTCCGACCTCCAGGGTTCTGCCCTCAGATCAGGGTCCTGCCTCCGATTTCCAGGGTCCTTCCCCCGGGTCAGGGTCCTGCCTCCGACTTCCAGGGTCCTGCCCCCGGGTCAGGGTCCTGCCTCCGGCTTCCGGCTTCCAGGTCAAGTGATTTCTTCTGCCTAAGGATAAATGGAAATCTTCCTTAATATAAGGTAACCAGCTTAGACAAGAAGAAATCTTTCTAAAcccaagagaaagaggaagtattCCAATATACATGGATGTCCTtaagaaaaatggaaatattctattatctaaagataaaatgaatatttccaaatcttAAGAGAGAGGCACAACTTCTACTATAAGAAGAaggtttctaaacctaaagagGAGAGGTCCGGGATGGCCATGATGAGAGCTCACCAATTACACAGCTGCCAAGGCGATATTTCACAAGTAGAAGACCTTCTTCTTCAACATGCCTATGATAGGCTGATTCCGGCGATTATTATTAACCAGATGATGATATATGCTAACTGCAGCACGTCTACAACTCTCCTCCATGGCTCAGTCCACGATCTCCAGCTCATCAGCAGGGTCCCTCCATGCTCACTGAAGCACATCGACGCTTCATACTCACTGCAGCATACGACATGTTTACCATCTGTACCCGCCATGTGTCCTCTAGAACAGATGACTCCTATCAACTACAGAGCTACGTGCCCACTAGGCCACATGCCCATCTAGGCTACATGCCCATCTAGGCTACGCGCCTCCAATAACATGAACTACAGACGGCTTAATCCCTCactgaagggtacgtaggcaatccccactgaaggatgcagctataaatCCCAACTCCTTCCATCGTTCCACGACTTAGAACCTGGAAGACACCCTTAGAAGCAGGAACCATCAACTATAGATCTGGAAGACCCTGCGACCTTCACCATAGATAGGCAGTTCCTGCCTAACGACCAATCTCTCCGGCTGCTACTAAGGCACTGACGACATATACTAGCCACTAGCCCATACCCATATGACTGTATCCTGAGAGCAGGATCTCCTGGTTTATCGACAATCTAATCAGGAGAAAGCACTACGAcaacccatctccttcttcctatCATTCCGTAGAGCTGAGCACAAATCGCTTGTACACAAAAATACCCTAACAAGTATGAAGAATCTATAGATTCTGGTCCGTAAAGGGGTGATCGATAAGAGGAGGATTGGTATTTTGGAGTTTTGTAAGAGATATGTGATGGGAAAGTAGAAGAGAGTAAGCTTCCACATCAGGAAACATGATACAAGTGAAGCTCTGAAGTATGTACATGCTGATTTATGGGGATCTCCAAATGTGACTCCAAGTCTTTCAGGAAAGCAATACTTCCTGTTTATTATCGATGATTATGCAAGGAAGGTCTGGGTATATTTCTTAGCTGCTAAAGGAGAAGCATTTAGCAAATTCTGTGAATAGAAGAAGTTGGTAGAGAATCAAGTTAAGAAGAAGGTGAGTTGTCTTAGAACAGACAATGAACTTAAATTCTGTAATGGAGAGTGTGACAACTTCTGCAAGCACCATGGAATCAAGAGACACATGACTTGTGcatatacaccacagcagaacgGTGTAGCTGAACGTATGAACATGACTATGATGAGAAGGTGATATGCTTTCTGGTTGACTCGGGTCTACGTTAGCGTATGTGAAACAATTATGGGCTGAAGCGGTGTCTACGTCAGCGTATGTGATACACATGAGTCAATCTTCTGCCATAGATGGGAACATTCCAGAGGAACTTTGGTTGGGAAAGAAACCCGATTATCTGCACCTGAGAAGATTTGGATCAGTGGTTTACATCCATGCAGATCAAGGAAAGCTCAAGGAAAGAGCTAAAAAGGGAATCTTCCTCAGTTATCCATCAGGTGTGAAAGGATACAAAGTTTGGcttcttgaagagaagaagtgtcTTATAAGCAGGAATGTGATATTTACAAAAAAGAAGGTCTACAAGGACTTGAATGTCTGGGAAGTGAAAACATATGACAAAAAAGAGTTAAAAAATCAAACTGTGTTGGATGATCCAGCAGGAAGTTGAGAATTCAGGTGGACCTGTTGAGGAAACTTCTGAGTCAGCTGTTGACGTAGATGAAGAAGGTGAAAGTCTTGAAGGATATCAGCTAGCAAGGGATAGAGTTCAGAGAAGAATAGTGCCACCTGCACGGTACTTTGACTCGGAAGATATAGCAGCGTTTGCGCTATATGTAGCTGATGACGTATGTACTGAAGAACCTCAAGACTATCATGGAGCGATGAACAACAAAGAGAGAGGGCAGTGGGATGAAGCATGTGGTGAAGAGATGACTTCATTGGAAAAGAACCAAACATGGAAGTTTGTGAGAAGGCCTACTAAGCCTAAGGTGATAGGCTGCAAGTGGGTGTTTAAACTGAAGTCTGGTATACCTGGTGTTGAGAAGCCTAGATTCAAGGCTCAGTTAGTTGCAAATGGTTACTCTCAGAGAGAGGGTATTGATTATCAAGATGTGTTTTCACCCGTCTTGAAACGTGTATCCATAAGGTTCTTATTGTCAATTAAAGTGAATCTGGATTTGGAGCTTGAGAAATTTGATGTAAAGACTGTGTTTGTTCATGGTACACTTTAAGAAGAGATTTACATGGAGCAACCCGAGGGGTTTCAGGTTAAAGGAAAGGAGGATAACGTTTGTCTACTTCAGAAGGCtctttatggattaaagcaagcGCCAAGACAATGGAACAAGTGTTTTGATCAGTTTGTGGTTAGTCATGGATTTGTGAAAAGTGAATATGATCATTGTGTTTACATCAAGGAGGTAACCAAGGGTACACACATCTATCTATTGTTATATGCGGATGATATGTTGGTTGCGTCAAGGGATGCAGTAGATATCAAGAAGGTAAAGCAACTACTCAGCAGCATATTTGAGATGAAAAACTTGAGTCCAGCAAGACGGATTTTGGGAATAGATATTGAGAAAGATCGTGAAAAAGGGATTCTGACACTATCTCAATCTGGTTATACCATGAAGATTCTCAGGGTATTCGACATGGATGAGTCAAAGAGTGTGTCAACACCTGTTGGTGCACATTTCAAATTGTCTGCCATAGTTGATGATGAATCAGAGACAAGTATGGATGATATTACATATGCAAATGCTATTGGAAGCATAATGTATGCTATGATAGGTGATatgccatggattttacccacttttagccatggtttataagagttttaataactaattactatactttagagtctatttagtatatttataggttcaggagtgatttggaagaaagtgattGTTTTGGAGCACTTTTGGAGATAAAGGAGAGgacatccgagctgaccatcgaGCAAAACCAATGGTCGAAATTTAGAGAAAATAATCAATCGATGCACACCttgttacatcgatcgatagtgaAGCGCGCAAAATCCcgtttggttccagccgacttagagcccaagacttcaccaaattacaagattgcccctgacgagtttttaacctaatatttatagttTGCTAAAGTGTTTTAGGCAAgggtgctttcttgttttctagtttttacaataaaaaggttttctaggattttagtAGAGTTAAAGAGacgatccaaagagatttgtgattgaaactccattatttatctattatatatctatgcagtttttataccttattgttgttatgaattgcttattTAGGGTtctactgttagatttaggttcaaaaggttatgagggattagccccaactatatattaatatacttgTGAtatcatcattaggattgtcattaatgcatgtttctagtttagctacctagaaccttgACATAGGAGTTGTAGGCACAAGTTAACACTTGAATCTCACACTGAATCCGTCCTAATTGAGCTAGGATTTTTAGAGTAAGGCGAAAGCTGATCTAGTAAGCCTAGTGAGAATTATTCAACTCACGCGTAAGCTTGACTAAagcgtgtcgatcgatattcctatagaata
This genomic stretch from Brassica napus cultivar Da-Ae unplaced genomic scaffold, Da-Ae ScsIHWf_2336;HRSCAF=3015, whole genome shotgun sequence harbors:
- the LOC125600637 gene encoding uncharacterized protein LOC125600637, which produces MGSLNRLRSAHQADIKGKGILYEDDDAPIKLVDRDDSFVIKEFGLALIGKILNPKKQNVEKLLQTMPSQWGLSERITASDLGNGKFLLNFMTEEDLNSVLRRGPFHYNFCMFVLVRWEPIVHDDYPWIIPFWVQLIGFPLHLWTDANLRNIGGRIGHVDTLELTEGRMLIDVDSRRPLKFSRKVEYEGDEVTIEIKYDKLFKHCTTCGLLSHEKGYCPNVDVRSRLQHVERPVFSRLQQNQDVSRQNWGRDALANTRATQQSSLQSRGIQSSQYYTSKPLRSDDMSTLGQAARYWEDDSSRGRHSDRIIRSRDDHSRRSRYGGARGAGPYARPSEKI